From Pongo pygmaeus isolate AG05252 chromosome 1, NHGRI_mPonPyg2-v2.0_pri, whole genome shotgun sequence, one genomic window encodes:
- the LOC129017807 gene encoding protein misato homolog 1 isoform X11, which translates to MAGGAREVLTLQLGHFAGFVGAHWWNQQDAALGQATDSKEPLGELCPDVLYRTGRTLHGQETYTPRLILMDLKGSLSSLKEEGGLYRDKQLDAAIAWQGKLTTHKEELYPKNPYLQDFLSAEGVLSSDGVWRVKSIPNGKGSPPLTTATTPKPLIPTEASIRVWSDFLRVHLHPRSICMIQKYNHDGEAGRLEAFGQGESVLKEPKYQEELEDRLHFYVEECDYLQGFQILCDLHDGFSGVGAKAAELLQDEYSGRGIITWGLLPGPYHRGEAQRNIYRLLNTAFGLVHLTAHSSLVCPLSLGGSLGLRPEQPVNFPYLHYDATLPFHCSAILATALDTVTVPYRLCSSPVSMVHLADMLSFCGKKVVTAGAIIPFPLAPGQSLPDSLMQFGGATPWTPLSACGEPSGTRCFAQSVVLRGIDRACHTSQLTPGTPPPSALHACTTGEEVLAQYLQQQQPGVMSSSRLLLTPCRVAPPYPHLFSSCGPPVESIPVFGALCSSSSLHQTLEALARDLTKLDLRRWASFMDAGVEHDDIAELLQELQSLAQCYQDGDSLVD; encoded by the exons ATGGCGGGCGGGGCCCGGGAGGTGCTCACACTGCAGTTGGGACATTTTGCCGGTTTCGTGGGCGCGCACTGGTGGAACCAGCAG GATGCTGCGCTGGGCCAAGCGACCGATTCCAAGGAGCCCCTGGGAGAGCTGTGCCCCGACGTCCTGTATCGTACGGGCCGAACGCTGCACGGCCAGGAGACCTACACGCCGCGACTCATCCTCATGGATCTGAAGG GTAGTTTGAGCTCCCTAAAAGAGGAAGGTGGACTCTACAGGGACAAACAGTTGGATGCTGCAATAGCATG GCAGGGGAAGCTCACCACACACAAAGAGGAACTCTATCCCAAGAACCCTTATCTCCAGGACTTTCTGAGTGCAGAG GGAGTGCTGAGTAGTGATGGTGTTTGGAGGGTCAAATCCATTCCCAATGGCAAAG GTTCCCCACCACTCACCACTGCTACAACTCCAAAACCACTTATCCCTACAGAGGCCAGCATCAGGGTCTGGTCAGACTTCCTCAGAGTCCATCTCCATCCCCGGAGCATCTGTATGATTCAGAAGTACAACCACGATGG GGAAGCAGGTCGGCTGGAGGCTTTTGGCCAAGGGGAAAGTGTCCTAAAGGAACCCAAGTACCAGGAAGAGCTGGAGGACAGGCTGCACTTCTACGTGGAGGAATGTGACTACTTGCAG GGCTTCCAGATCCTGTGTGACCTGCACGATGGCTTCTCTGGGGTAGGCGCAAAGGCGGCAGAGCTGCTACAAGATGAATATTCAGGGCGGGGAATAATAACGTGGGGCCTGCTACCTGGTCCCTACCATCGTGGG GAGGCCCAGAGAAACATCTATCGTCTATTAAACACAGCTTTTGGTCTCGTGCACCTGACTGCTCACAGCTCTCTCGTCTGCCCCTTGTCCCTGGGTGGGAGCCTGGGCCTACGACCTGAGCAACCTGTCAACTTCCCTTACCTGCATTATGAT GCCACTCTGCCCTTCCACTGCAGTGCCATCCTGGCTACAGCCCTGGACACAGTCACTGTTCCTTATCGCCTGTGTTCTTCTCCAGTTTCCATGGTTCATCTGGCTGACATGCTGAGCTTCTGTGGGAAAAAG gTGGTGACAGCAGGAGCAATCATCCCTTTCCCCTTGGCTCCAGGCCAGTCCCTTCCTGATTCCCTGATGCAGTTTGGAGGAGCCACCCCATGGACCCCACTGTCTGCATGTGGGGAGCCTTCTGGAACACGTTGCTTTGCCCAGTCAGTGGTGCTGAGGGGTATAGACAGAGCATGCCACACAAG CCAGCTCACCCCAGGGACACCTCCACCCTCCGCCCTTCATGCATGTACCACTGGGGAAGAAGTCTTGGCTCAGTATTTACAACAGCAGCAGCCTGGAGTGATGAG TTCTTCCCGTCTGCTGCTGACTCCCTGCAGGGTGGCTCCTCCTTACCCCCACCTCTTCTCAAGCTGCGGTCCACCGG TGGAGAGCATCCCAGTGTTTGGGGCACTGTGTTCCTCTTCGTCCCTGCACCAGACCCTGGAAGCCTTGGCCAGAGACCTCACCAAACTCGACTTGCGGCGCTGGGCCAGCTTCATGGATGCTGGAGTGGAGCACGATGACATAGCAGAGCTGCTGCAGGAGCTACAAAGCCTGGCCCAGTGCTACCAGGATGGTGACAGCCTCGTGGACTAA
- the LOC129017807 gene encoding protein misato homolog 1 isoform X12, with amino-acid sequence MLKGITRLISRIHKDAALGQATDSKEPLGELCPDVLYRTGRTLHGQETYTPRLILMDLKGSLSSLKEEGGLYRDKQLDAAIAWQGKLTTHKEELYPKNPYLQDFLSAEGVLSSDGVWRVKSIPNGKGSPPLTTATTPKPLIPTEASIRVWSDFLRVHLHPRSICMIQKYNHDGEAGRLEAFGQGESVLKEPKYQEELEDRLHFYVEECDYLQGFQILCDLHDGFSGVGAKAAELLQDEYSGRGIITWGLLPGPYHRGEAQRNIYRLLNTAFGLVHLTAHSSLVCPLSLGGSLGLRPEQPVNFPYLHYDATLPFHCSAILATALDTVTVPYRLCSSPVSMVHLADMLSFCGKKVVTAGAIIPFPLAPGQSLPDSLMQFGGATPWTPLSACGEPSGTRCFAQSVVLRGIDRACHTSQLTPGTPPPSALHACTTGEEVLAQYLQQQQPGVMSSSRLLLTPCRVAPPYPHLFSSCGPPGMVLDGSPKGAAVESIPVFGALCSSSSLHQTLEALARDLTKLDLRRWASFMDAGVEHDDIAELLQELQSLAQCYQDGDSLVD; translated from the exons GATGCTGCGCTGGGCCAAGCGACCGATTCCAAGGAGCCCCTGGGAGAGCTGTGCCCCGACGTCCTGTATCGTACGGGCCGAACGCTGCACGGCCAGGAGACCTACACGCCGCGACTCATCCTCATGGATCTGAAGG GTAGTTTGAGCTCCCTAAAAGAGGAAGGTGGACTCTACAGGGACAAACAGTTGGATGCTGCAATAGCATG GCAGGGGAAGCTCACCACACACAAAGAGGAACTCTATCCCAAGAACCCTTATCTCCAGGACTTTCTGAGTGCAGAG GGAGTGCTGAGTAGTGATGGTGTTTGGAGGGTCAAATCCATTCCCAATGGCAAAG GTTCCCCACCACTCACCACTGCTACAACTCCAAAACCACTTATCCCTACAGAGGCCAGCATCAGGGTCTGGTCAGACTTCCTCAGAGTCCATCTCCATCCCCGGAGCATCTGTATGATTCAGAAGTACAACCACGATGG GGAAGCAGGTCGGCTGGAGGCTTTTGGCCAAGGGGAAAGTGTCCTAAAGGAACCCAAGTACCAGGAAGAGCTGGAGGACAGGCTGCACTTCTACGTGGAGGAATGTGACTACTTGCAG GGCTTCCAGATCCTGTGTGACCTGCACGATGGCTTCTCTGGGGTAGGCGCAAAGGCGGCAGAGCTGCTACAAGATGAATATTCAGGGCGGGGAATAATAACGTGGGGCCTGCTACCTGGTCCCTACCATCGTGGG GAGGCCCAGAGAAACATCTATCGTCTATTAAACACAGCTTTTGGTCTCGTGCACCTGACTGCTCACAGCTCTCTCGTCTGCCCCTTGTCCCTGGGTGGGAGCCTGGGCCTACGACCTGAGCAACCTGTCAACTTCCCTTACCTGCATTATGAT GCCACTCTGCCCTTCCACTGCAGTGCCATCCTGGCTACAGCCCTGGACACAGTCACTGTTCCTTATCGCCTGTGTTCTTCTCCAGTTTCCATGGTTCATCTGGCTGACATGCTGAGCTTCTGTGGGAAAAAG gTGGTGACAGCAGGAGCAATCATCCCTTTCCCCTTGGCTCCAGGCCAGTCCCTTCCTGATTCCCTGATGCAGTTTGGAGGAGCCACCCCATGGACCCCACTGTCTGCATGTGGGGAGCCTTCTGGAACACGTTGCTTTGCCCAGTCAGTGGTGCTGAGGGGTATAGACAGAGCATGCCACACAAG CCAGCTCACCCCAGGGACACCTCCACCCTCCGCCCTTCATGCATGTACCACTGGGGAAGAAGTCTTGGCTCAGTATTTACAACAGCAGCAGCCTGGAGTGATGAG TTCTTCCCGTCTGCTGCTGACTCCCTGCAGGGTGGCTCCTCCTTACCCCCACCTCTTCTCAAGCTGCGGTCCACCGGGTATGGTTCTGGATGGTTCCCCCAAGGGAGCAG CAGTGGAGAGCATCCCAGTGTTTGGGGCACTGTGTTCCTCTTCGTCCCTGCACCAGACCCTGGAAGCCTTGGCCAGAGACCTCACCAAACTCGACTTGCGGCGCTGGGCCAGCTTCATGGATGCTGGAGTGGAGCACGATGACATAGCAGAGCTGCTGCAGGAGCTACAAAGCCTGGCCCAGTGCTACCAGGATGGTGACAGCCTCGTGGACTAA
- the LOC129017807 gene encoding protein misato homolog 1 isoform X14: MAGGAREVLTLQLGHFAGFVGAHWWNQQDAALGQATDSKEPLGELCPDVLYRTGRTLHGQETYTPRLILMDLKGSLSSLKEEGGLYRDKQLDAAIAWQGKLTTHKEELYPKNPYLQDFLSAEGVLSSDGVWRVKSIPNGKGSPPLTTATTPKPLIPTEASIRVWSDFLRVHLHPRSICMIQKYNHDGEAGRLEAFGQGESVLKEPKYQEELEDRLHFYVEECDYLQVAAWQCALQGGSSSHPANYLSSLTSAQGFQILCDLHDGFSGEAQRNIYRLLNTAFGLVHLTAHSSLVCPLSLGGSLGLRPEQPVNFPYLHYDATLPFHCSAILATALDTVTVPYRLCSSPVSMVHLADMLSFCGKKVVTAGAIIPFPLAPGQSLPDSLMQFGGATPWTPLSACGEPSGTRCFAQSVVLRGIDRACHTSQLTPGTPPPSALHACTTGEEVLAQYLQQQQPGVMSSSRLLLTPCRVAPPYPHLFSSCGPPAVESIPVFGALCSSSSLHQTLEALARDLTKLDLRRWASFMDAGVEHDDIAELLQELQSLAQCYQDGDSLVD; encoded by the exons ATGGCGGGCGGGGCCCGGGAGGTGCTCACACTGCAGTTGGGACATTTTGCCGGTTTCGTGGGCGCGCACTGGTGGAACCAGCAG GATGCTGCGCTGGGCCAAGCGACCGATTCCAAGGAGCCCCTGGGAGAGCTGTGCCCCGACGTCCTGTATCGTACGGGCCGAACGCTGCACGGCCAGGAGACCTACACGCCGCGACTCATCCTCATGGATCTGAAGG GTAGTTTGAGCTCCCTAAAAGAGGAAGGTGGACTCTACAGGGACAAACAGTTGGATGCTGCAATAGCATG GCAGGGGAAGCTCACCACACACAAAGAGGAACTCTATCCCAAGAACCCTTATCTCCAGGACTTTCTGAGTGCAGAG GGAGTGCTGAGTAGTGATGGTGTTTGGAGGGTCAAATCCATTCCCAATGGCAAAG GTTCCCCACCACTCACCACTGCTACAACTCCAAAACCACTTATCCCTACAGAGGCCAGCATCAGGGTCTGGTCAGACTTCCTCAGAGTCCATCTCCATCCCCGGAGCATCTGTATGATTCAGAAGTACAACCACGATGG GGAAGCAGGTCGGCTGGAGGCTTTTGGCCAAGGGGAAAGTGTCCTAAAGGAACCCAAGTACCAGGAAGAGCTGGAGGACAGGCTGCACTTCTACGTGGAGGAATGTGACTACTTGCAGGTAGCGGCGTGGCAATGTGCACTCCAGGGTGGAAGCTCTTCTCATCCTGCTAACTATCTTTCATCACTCACCTCTGCCCAGGGCTTCCAGATCCTGTGTGACCTGCACGATGGCTTCTCTGGG GAGGCCCAGAGAAACATCTATCGTCTATTAAACACAGCTTTTGGTCTCGTGCACCTGACTGCTCACAGCTCTCTCGTCTGCCCCTTGTCCCTGGGTGGGAGCCTGGGCCTACGACCTGAGCAACCTGTCAACTTCCCTTACCTGCATTATGAT GCCACTCTGCCCTTCCACTGCAGTGCCATCCTGGCTACAGCCCTGGACACAGTCACTGTTCCTTATCGCCTGTGTTCTTCTCCAGTTTCCATGGTTCATCTGGCTGACATGCTGAGCTTCTGTGGGAAAAAG gTGGTGACAGCAGGAGCAATCATCCCTTTCCCCTTGGCTCCAGGCCAGTCCCTTCCTGATTCCCTGATGCAGTTTGGAGGAGCCACCCCATGGACCCCACTGTCTGCATGTGGGGAGCCTTCTGGAACACGTTGCTTTGCCCAGTCAGTGGTGCTGAGGGGTATAGACAGAGCATGCCACACAAG CCAGCTCACCCCAGGGACACCTCCACCCTCCGCCCTTCATGCATGTACCACTGGGGAAGAAGTCTTGGCTCAGTATTTACAACAGCAGCAGCCTGGAGTGATGAG TTCTTCCCGTCTGCTGCTGACTCCCTGCAGGGTGGCTCCTCCTTACCCCCACCTCTTCTCAAGCTGCGGTCCACCGG CAGTGGAGAGCATCCCAGTGTTTGGGGCACTGTGTTCCTCTTCGTCCCTGCACCAGACCCTGGAAGCCTTGGCCAGAGACCTCACCAAACTCGACTTGCGGCGCTGGGCCAGCTTCATGGATGCTGGAGTGGAGCACGATGACATAGCAGAGCTGCTGCAGGAGCTACAAAGCCTGGCCCAGTGCTACCAGGATGGTGACAGCCTCGTGGACTAA
- the LOC129017807 gene encoding protein misato homolog 1 isoform X5, translating to MLKGITRLISRIHKDAALGQATDSKEPLGELCPDVLYRTGRTLHGQETYTPRLILMDLKGSLSSLKEEGGLYRDKQLDAAIAWQGKLTTHKEELYPKNPYLQDFLSAEGVLSSDGVWRVKSIPNGKGSPPLTTATTPKPLIPTEASIRVWSDFLRVHLHPRSICMIQKYNHDGEAGRLEAFGQGESVLKEPKYQEELEDRLHFYVEECDYLQVAAWQCALQGGSSSHPANYLSSLTSAQGFQILCDLHDGFSGVGAKAAELLQDEYSGRGIITWGLLPGPYHRGEAQRNIYRLLNTAFGLVHLTAHSSLVCPLSLGGSLGLRPEQPVNFPYLHYDATLPFHCSAILATALDTVTVPYRLCSSPVSMVHLADMLSFCGKKVVTAGAIIPFPLAPGQSLPDSLMQFGGATPWTPLSACGEPSGTRCFAQSVVLRGIDRACHTSQLTPGTPPPSALHACTTGEEVLAQYLQQQQPGVMSSSRLLLTPCRVAPPYPHLFSSCGPPGMVLDGSPKGAAVESIPVFGALCSSSSLHQTLEALARDLTKLDLRRWASFMDAGVEHDDIAELLQELQSLAQCYQDGDSLVD from the exons GATGCTGCGCTGGGCCAAGCGACCGATTCCAAGGAGCCCCTGGGAGAGCTGTGCCCCGACGTCCTGTATCGTACGGGCCGAACGCTGCACGGCCAGGAGACCTACACGCCGCGACTCATCCTCATGGATCTGAAGG GTAGTTTGAGCTCCCTAAAAGAGGAAGGTGGACTCTACAGGGACAAACAGTTGGATGCTGCAATAGCATG GCAGGGGAAGCTCACCACACACAAAGAGGAACTCTATCCCAAGAACCCTTATCTCCAGGACTTTCTGAGTGCAGAG GGAGTGCTGAGTAGTGATGGTGTTTGGAGGGTCAAATCCATTCCCAATGGCAAAG GTTCCCCACCACTCACCACTGCTACAACTCCAAAACCACTTATCCCTACAGAGGCCAGCATCAGGGTCTGGTCAGACTTCCTCAGAGTCCATCTCCATCCCCGGAGCATCTGTATGATTCAGAAGTACAACCACGATGG GGAAGCAGGTCGGCTGGAGGCTTTTGGCCAAGGGGAAAGTGTCCTAAAGGAACCCAAGTACCAGGAAGAGCTGGAGGACAGGCTGCACTTCTACGTGGAGGAATGTGACTACTTGCAGGTAGCGGCGTGGCAATGTGCACTCCAGGGTGGAAGCTCTTCTCATCCTGCTAACTATCTTTCATCACTCACCTCTGCCCAGGGCTTCCAGATCCTGTGTGACCTGCACGATGGCTTCTCTGGGGTAGGCGCAAAGGCGGCAGAGCTGCTACAAGATGAATATTCAGGGCGGGGAATAATAACGTGGGGCCTGCTACCTGGTCCCTACCATCGTGGG GAGGCCCAGAGAAACATCTATCGTCTATTAAACACAGCTTTTGGTCTCGTGCACCTGACTGCTCACAGCTCTCTCGTCTGCCCCTTGTCCCTGGGTGGGAGCCTGGGCCTACGACCTGAGCAACCTGTCAACTTCCCTTACCTGCATTATGAT GCCACTCTGCCCTTCCACTGCAGTGCCATCCTGGCTACAGCCCTGGACACAGTCACTGTTCCTTATCGCCTGTGTTCTTCTCCAGTTTCCATGGTTCATCTGGCTGACATGCTGAGCTTCTGTGGGAAAAAG gTGGTGACAGCAGGAGCAATCATCCCTTTCCCCTTGGCTCCAGGCCAGTCCCTTCCTGATTCCCTGATGCAGTTTGGAGGAGCCACCCCATGGACCCCACTGTCTGCATGTGGGGAGCCTTCTGGAACACGTTGCTTTGCCCAGTCAGTGGTGCTGAGGGGTATAGACAGAGCATGCCACACAAG CCAGCTCACCCCAGGGACACCTCCACCCTCCGCCCTTCATGCATGTACCACTGGGGAAGAAGTCTTGGCTCAGTATTTACAACAGCAGCAGCCTGGAGTGATGAG TTCTTCCCGTCTGCTGCTGACTCCCTGCAGGGTGGCTCCTCCTTACCCCCACCTCTTCTCAAGCTGCGGTCCACCGGGTATGGTTCTGGATGGTTCCCCCAAGGGAGCAG CAGTGGAGAGCATCCCAGTGTTTGGGGCACTGTGTTCCTCTTCGTCCCTGCACCAGACCCTGGAAGCCTTGGCCAGAGACCTCACCAAACTCGACTTGCGGCGCTGGGCCAGCTTCATGGATGCTGGAGTGGAGCACGATGACATAGCAGAGCTGCTGCAGGAGCTACAAAGCCTGGCCCAGTGCTACCAGGATGGTGACAGCCTCGTGGACTAA
- the LOC129017807 gene encoding protein misato homolog 1 isoform X7: MAGGAREVLTLQLGHFAGFVGAHWWNQQDAALGQATDSKEPLGELCPDVLYRTGRTLHGQETYTPRLILMDLKGSLSSLKEEGGLYRDKQLDAAIAWQGKLTTHKEELYPKNPYLQDFLSAEGVLSSDGVWRVKSIPNGKGSPPLTTATTPKPLIPTEASIRVWSDFLRVHLHPRSICMIQKYNHDGEAGRLEAFGQGESVLKEPKYQEELEDRLHFYVEECDYLQGFQILCDLHDGFSGVGAKAAELLQDEYSGRGIITWGLLPGPYHRGEAQRNIYRLLNTAFGLVHLTAHSSLVCPLSLGGSLGLRPEQPVNFPYLHYDATLPFHCSAILATALDTVTVPYRLCSSPVSMVHLADMLSFCGKKVVTAGAIIPFPLAPGQSLPDSLMQFGGATPWTPLSACGEPSGTRCFAQSVVLRGIDRACHTSQLTPGTPPPSALHACTTGEEVLAQYLQQQQPGVMSSSRLLLTPCRVAPPYPHLFSSCGPPGMVLDGSPKGAVESIPVFGALCSSSSLHQTLEALARDLTKLDLRRWASFMDAGVEHDDIAELLQELQSLAQCYQDGDSLVD; this comes from the exons ATGGCGGGCGGGGCCCGGGAGGTGCTCACACTGCAGTTGGGACATTTTGCCGGTTTCGTGGGCGCGCACTGGTGGAACCAGCAG GATGCTGCGCTGGGCCAAGCGACCGATTCCAAGGAGCCCCTGGGAGAGCTGTGCCCCGACGTCCTGTATCGTACGGGCCGAACGCTGCACGGCCAGGAGACCTACACGCCGCGACTCATCCTCATGGATCTGAAGG GTAGTTTGAGCTCCCTAAAAGAGGAAGGTGGACTCTACAGGGACAAACAGTTGGATGCTGCAATAGCATG GCAGGGGAAGCTCACCACACACAAAGAGGAACTCTATCCCAAGAACCCTTATCTCCAGGACTTTCTGAGTGCAGAG GGAGTGCTGAGTAGTGATGGTGTTTGGAGGGTCAAATCCATTCCCAATGGCAAAG GTTCCCCACCACTCACCACTGCTACAACTCCAAAACCACTTATCCCTACAGAGGCCAGCATCAGGGTCTGGTCAGACTTCCTCAGAGTCCATCTCCATCCCCGGAGCATCTGTATGATTCAGAAGTACAACCACGATGG GGAAGCAGGTCGGCTGGAGGCTTTTGGCCAAGGGGAAAGTGTCCTAAAGGAACCCAAGTACCAGGAAGAGCTGGAGGACAGGCTGCACTTCTACGTGGAGGAATGTGACTACTTGCAG GGCTTCCAGATCCTGTGTGACCTGCACGATGGCTTCTCTGGGGTAGGCGCAAAGGCGGCAGAGCTGCTACAAGATGAATATTCAGGGCGGGGAATAATAACGTGGGGCCTGCTACCTGGTCCCTACCATCGTGGG GAGGCCCAGAGAAACATCTATCGTCTATTAAACACAGCTTTTGGTCTCGTGCACCTGACTGCTCACAGCTCTCTCGTCTGCCCCTTGTCCCTGGGTGGGAGCCTGGGCCTACGACCTGAGCAACCTGTCAACTTCCCTTACCTGCATTATGAT GCCACTCTGCCCTTCCACTGCAGTGCCATCCTGGCTACAGCCCTGGACACAGTCACTGTTCCTTATCGCCTGTGTTCTTCTCCAGTTTCCATGGTTCATCTGGCTGACATGCTGAGCTTCTGTGGGAAAAAG gTGGTGACAGCAGGAGCAATCATCCCTTTCCCCTTGGCTCCAGGCCAGTCCCTTCCTGATTCCCTGATGCAGTTTGGAGGAGCCACCCCATGGACCCCACTGTCTGCATGTGGGGAGCCTTCTGGAACACGTTGCTTTGCCCAGTCAGTGGTGCTGAGGGGTATAGACAGAGCATGCCACACAAG CCAGCTCACCCCAGGGACACCTCCACCCTCCGCCCTTCATGCATGTACCACTGGGGAAGAAGTCTTGGCTCAGTATTTACAACAGCAGCAGCCTGGAGTGATGAG TTCTTCCCGTCTGCTGCTGACTCCCTGCAGGGTGGCTCCTCCTTACCCCCACCTCTTCTCAAGCTGCGGTCCACCGGGTATGGTTCTGGATGGTTCCCCCAAGGGAGCAG TGGAGAGCATCCCAGTGTTTGGGGCACTGTGTTCCTCTTCGTCCCTGCACCAGACCCTGGAAGCCTTGGCCAGAGACCTCACCAAACTCGACTTGCGGCGCTGGGCCAGCTTCATGGATGCTGGAGTGGAGCACGATGACATAGCAGAGCTGCTGCAGGAGCTACAAAGCCTGGCCCAGTGCTACCAGGATGGTGACAGCCTCGTGGACTAA
- the LOC129017807 gene encoding protein misato homolog 1 isoform X22, with the protein MDLKGSLSSLKEEGGLYRDKQLDAAIAWQGKLTTHKEELYPKNPYLQDFLSAEGVLSSDGVWRVKSIPNGKGSPPLTTATTPKPLIPTEASIRVWSDFLRVHLHPRSICMIQKYNHDGEAGRLEAFGQGESVLKEPKYQEELEDRLHFYVEECDYLQVAAWQCALQGGSSSHPANYLSSLTSAQGFQILCDLHDGFSGVGAKAAELLQDEYSGRGIITWGLLPGPYHRGEAQRNIYRLLNTAFGLVHLTAHSSLVCPLSLGGSLGLRPEQPVNFPYLHYDATLPFHCSAILATALDTVTVPYRLCSSPVSMVHLADMLSFCGKKVVTAGAIIPFPLAPGQSLPDSLMQFGGATPWTPLSACGEPSGTRCFAQSVVLRGIDRACHTSQLTPGTPPPSALHACTTGEEVLAQYLQQQQPGVMSSSRLLLTPCRVAPPYPHLFSSCGPPGMVLDGSPKGAAVESIPVFGALCSSSSLHQTLEALARDLTKLDLRRWASFMDAGVEHDDIAELLQELQSLAQCYQDGDSLVD; encoded by the exons ATGGATCTGAAGG GTAGTTTGAGCTCCCTAAAAGAGGAAGGTGGACTCTACAGGGACAAACAGTTGGATGCTGCAATAGCATG GCAGGGGAAGCTCACCACACACAAAGAGGAACTCTATCCCAAGAACCCTTATCTCCAGGACTTTCTGAGTGCAGAG GGAGTGCTGAGTAGTGATGGTGTTTGGAGGGTCAAATCCATTCCCAATGGCAAAG GTTCCCCACCACTCACCACTGCTACAACTCCAAAACCACTTATCCCTACAGAGGCCAGCATCAGGGTCTGGTCAGACTTCCTCAGAGTCCATCTCCATCCCCGGAGCATCTGTATGATTCAGAAGTACAACCACGATGG GGAAGCAGGTCGGCTGGAGGCTTTTGGCCAAGGGGAAAGTGTCCTAAAGGAACCCAAGTACCAGGAAGAGCTGGAGGACAGGCTGCACTTCTACGTGGAGGAATGTGACTACTTGCAGGTAGCGGCGTGGCAATGTGCACTCCAGGGTGGAAGCTCTTCTCATCCTGCTAACTATCTTTCATCACTCACCTCTGCCCAGGGCTTCCAGATCCTGTGTGACCTGCACGATGGCTTCTCTGGGGTAGGCGCAAAGGCGGCAGAGCTGCTACAAGATGAATATTCAGGGCGGGGAATAATAACGTGGGGCCTGCTACCTGGTCCCTACCATCGTGGG GAGGCCCAGAGAAACATCTATCGTCTATTAAACACAGCTTTTGGTCTCGTGCACCTGACTGCTCACAGCTCTCTCGTCTGCCCCTTGTCCCTGGGTGGGAGCCTGGGCCTACGACCTGAGCAACCTGTCAACTTCCCTTACCTGCATTATGAT GCCACTCTGCCCTTCCACTGCAGTGCCATCCTGGCTACAGCCCTGGACACAGTCACTGTTCCTTATCGCCTGTGTTCTTCTCCAGTTTCCATGGTTCATCTGGCTGACATGCTGAGCTTCTGTGGGAAAAAG gTGGTGACAGCAGGAGCAATCATCCCTTTCCCCTTGGCTCCAGGCCAGTCCCTTCCTGATTCCCTGATGCAGTTTGGAGGAGCCACCCCATGGACCCCACTGTCTGCATGTGGGGAGCCTTCTGGAACACGTTGCTTTGCCCAGTCAGTGGTGCTGAGGGGTATAGACAGAGCATGCCACACAAG CCAGCTCACCCCAGGGACACCTCCACCCTCCGCCCTTCATGCATGTACCACTGGGGAAGAAGTCTTGGCTCAGTATTTACAACAGCAGCAGCCTGGAGTGATGAG TTCTTCCCGTCTGCTGCTGACTCCCTGCAGGGTGGCTCCTCCTTACCCCCACCTCTTCTCAAGCTGCGGTCCACCGGGTATGGTTCTGGATGGTTCCCCCAAGGGAGCAG CAGTGGAGAGCATCCCAGTGTTTGGGGCACTGTGTTCCTCTTCGTCCCTGCACCAGACCCTGGAAGCCTTGGCCAGAGACCTCACCAAACTCGACTTGCGGCGCTGGGCCAGCTTCATGGATGCTGGAGTGGAGCACGATGACATAGCAGAGCTGCTGCAGGAGCTACAAAGCCTGGCCCAGTGCTACCAGGATGGTGACAGCCTCGTGGACTAA